One window from the genome of Rhinolophus ferrumequinum isolate MPI-CBG mRhiFer1 chromosome 10, mRhiFer1_v1.p, whole genome shotgun sequence encodes:
- the ERBB3 gene encoding receptor tyrosine-protein kinase erbB-3 isoform X3, which yields MCSGTLNGLSVTGDSENQYQTLYKLYERCEVVMGNLEIVLTGHNADLSFLQWIREVTGYVLIAMNEFSTLPLPNLRVVRGTQVYDGKFAIFVMLNYNTNSSRALRQLRFTQLTEILSGGVYIEKNDKLCHMETIDWRDIVRDRVAEIVVKDNGRSCPPCHEVCKGRCWGPGPEDCQTLTKTICAPQCNGHCFGPNPNQCCHDECAGGCSGPQNTDCFACRLFNDSGACVRQCPQPLVYNKLTFQLEPNPHTKYQYGGVCVASCPHNFVVDQTSCVRACPPDKMEVDKNGLKMCEPCGGLCPKACEGTGSGSRFQTVDSSNIDGFVNCTKILGNLDFLITGLNGDPWHKIPALDPEKLNVFRTVREITGYLNIQSWPPHMHNFSVFSNLTTIGGRSLYNRGFSLLIMKNLNITSLGLRSLKEISAGRIYISANRQLCYHHSLNWTRLLRGPSEERLDIKHNRPRRDCVAEGKVCDPLCSSGGCWGPGPGQCLSCQNYSRGGVCVTHCNFLNGEPREFAHEAECFSCHPECQPMEGTATCNGSGSDACAQCAHFRDGPHCVSSCPYGVLGAKGPIYKFPDVQNECRPCHENCTQGCKGPDLQDCLGQTRAMISNIHLAMALAVVVGLVVIFMVLGSAILYWRGRRIQNKRAMRRYLERGESLEPLDPSEKANKVLARIFKETELRRLKVLGSGVFGTVHKGVWIPEGESIKIPVCIKVIEDKSGRQSFQAVTDHMLAIGSLDHAHIVRLLGLCPGSSLQLVTQYLPLGSLLDHVRQHRGALGPQLLLNWGVQIAKGMYYLEEHGMVHRNLAARNVLLKSPSQVQVADFGVADLLPPDDKQLLHSEAKTPIKWMALESIHFGKYTHQSDVWSYGVTVWELMTFGAEPYAGLRLAEVPDLLEKGERLAQPQICTIDVYMVMVKCWMIDENIRPTFKELANEFTRMARDPPRYLVIKRESGPGIPLGAEPPALTNKELEEVELEPELDLDLDLEAEEDNLVTTLGSVLSLPVGTLNRPRGSQNLLSPSSGYMPMNQSNLGEACQESTVCAGSERCSRPASLHPMPRGRLVSESSEGHVTGSETELQEKVSMCRSRSRSPRPRGDSAYHSQRHSLLPPVTSLSPPGLEEEDVNGYVMPDAHLKGTPSSREGTLSSVGLNSVLGTEEEDEDEEYEYMNRRRRHSPPRPPRPSSLEELGYEYMDVGSDLSASLGSTQSCPLHPVPIMPTAGTTPDEDYEYMNRRRGGGGPGGDYAAMGACPAAEQGYEEMRAFQGSGHHAPHVHYARLKTLRSLEATDSAFDNPDYWHSRLFPKANAQRT from the exons A TGTGCTCTGGGACTCTGAATGGGCTGAGTGTGACGGGCGATTCTGAGAACCAATATCAGACGCTGTACAAGCTCTACGAGAGGTGTGAGGTGGTAATGGGAAACCTGGAGATCGTGCTCACAGGACACAATGCTGACCTCTCCTTCCTTCAG TGGATCCGAGAAGTGACTGGCTATGTCCTCATTGCCATGAATGAGTTCTCTACACTGCCACTGCCCAATCTCCGAGTGGTGCGGGGGACCCAGGTCTACGATGGGAAGTTTGCCATCTTTGTCATGTTGAACTATAACACCAACTCCAGCCGTGCTCTGCGCCAGCTCCGCTTCACTCAGCTCACTG AGATTCTGTCAGGGGGCGTTTATATTGAGAAGAACGATAAACTTTGTCACATGGAAACAATTGACTGGAGGGACATCGTGAGGGACCGAGTTGCCGAGATAGTGGTGAAGGACAATGGCAGAAGCT GTCCTCCCTGTCACGAGGTCTGCAAGGGGCGATGCTGGGGTCCTGGACCAGAAGACTGCCAGACGT TGACCAAGACTATCTGTGCCCCTCAGTGTAATGGTCACTGCTTTGGGCCCAACCCCAACCAGTGCTGCCATGATGAGTGTGCAGGGGGCTGCTCAGGCCCGCAGAACACAGACTGCTTT GCCTGCCGACTCTTCAATGACAGCGGAGCCTGTGTACGCCAGTGTCCACAGCCTCTTGTCTACAACAAGCTAACTTTTCAGCTGGAACCCAATCCTCACACCAAATATCAGTATGGAGGAGTTTGTGTAGCCAGCTGTCCCC ATAACTTTGTGGTAGATCAAACGTCTTGTGTCAGGGCCTGTCCTCCTGACAAGATGGAAGTAGATAAAAATGGACTCAAGATGTGTGAACCTTGTGGGGGGCTATGCCCCAAAG cCTGTGAGGGAACAGGGTCTGGGAGCCGCTTCCAGACTGTGGACTCTAGCAACATTGACGGTTTTGTGAACTGCACCAAGATCCTGGGCAACCTGGACTTTCTCATCACTGGCCTCAATGG AGACCCCTGGCACAAGATCCCTGCCCTGGACCCTGAGAAGCTCAATGTCTTCCGGACAGTACGGGAGATCACAG GTTACCTGAACATCCAGTCCTGGCCTCCCCACATGCACAACTTCAGTGTCTTTTCCAACCTGACAACCATCGGGGGCAGAAGCCTTTATAA CCGGGGCTTCTCATTGTTGATCATGAAGAACTTGAATATAACATCTTTGGGCCTCCGATCCTTGAAGGAAATCAGTGCCGGGCGTATTTACATAAGTGCCAATCGGCAGCTCTGCTACCATCATTCTCTGAACTGGACCAGGTTGCTCCGAGGGCCTTCGGAAGAGAGACTAGACATCAAGCATAACCGGCCCCGCCGAGACTGCG tggCAGAGGGCAAAGTGTGTGACCCGCTGTGCTCCTCCGGGGGATGCTGGGGCCCAGGTCCTGGTCAGTGCCTGTCCTGTCAAAACTACAGCCGAGGAGGCGTCTGTGTAACCCACTGCAACTTTCTGAATGG GGAGCCTCGTGAGTTTGCCCATGAGGCTGAATGCTTCTCCTGCCACCCGGAATGCCAACCCATGGAGGGCACTGCCACATGCAATGGCTCG GGCTCTGATGCTTGTGCCCAGTGTGCCCATTTTCGAGATGGGCCCCACTGTGTGAGCAGCTGCCCCTACGGAGTCCTAGGTGCCAAAGGCCCCATCTACAAGTTCCCTGATGTTCAGAATGAATGTCGGCCCTGCCATGAGAACTGCACCCAGGG GTGTAAGGGACCAGACCTGCAAGACTGCTTAGGCCAAACACGGGCCATGATCAG CAACATCCATCTGGCTATGGCTTTAGCAGTGGTAGTAGGATTGGTAGTGATTTTCATGGTCCTGGGCAGCGCTATTCTCTATTGGCGTGGGCGTCGGATTCAGAATAAGAGGGCTATGAGGCGCTACTTGGAACGGGGTGAG AGCTTAGAGCCTCTAGATCCCAGTGAGAAGGCTAACAAAGTCTTGGCCAGAATCTTCAAGGAGACAGAGCTGAGGAGGCTTAAAGTGCTTGGCTCAGGCGTCTTTGGAACTGTGCACAAA GGAGTGTGGATTCCTGAGGGTGAATCAATAAAGATCCCAGTTTGTATTAAAGTCATTGAGGACAAGAGTGGACGGCAAAGTTTTCAAGCTGTGACGGAT CATATGCTGGCCATTGGCAGCCTAGACCATGCCCACATTGTACGGCTGCTAGGACTGTGTCCAGGGTCATCTCTGCAGCTCGTCACTCAATACTTGCCTCTGGGTTCCCTGCTGGATCATGTGAGACAACACCGGGGGGCACTGGGGCCACAGCTGCTGCTCAACTGGGGAGTACAAATTGCCAAG GGTATGTACTACCTTGAGGAGCATGGTATGGTGCATAGGAACCTCGCTGCCCGAAATGTGCTGCTCAAGTCACCCAGTCAGGTTCAGGTGGCAGATTTTGGGGTGGCTGACCTGCTGCCCCCTGATGATAAACAGTTACTACACAGTGAGGCCAAG ACTCCAATTAAGTGGATGGCCCTCGAGAGCATCCACTTCGGGAAATACACACACCAGAGTGACGTCTGGAGCTATG GTGTGACAGTTTGGGAGCTGATGACATTTGGGGCAGAGCCCTATGCAGGGCTCCGATTGGCTGAAGTACCAGATCTGCTGGAGAAGGGGGAGCGGTTGGCACAGCCCCAGATCTGTACCATTGATGTCTACATGGTCATGGTCAAGT GTTGGATGATTGATGAGAACATTCGCCCAACCTTTAAAGAACTAGCCAATGAGTTCACGAGGATGGCCCGAGACCCACCACGGTATCTGGTCATAAAG AGAGAGAGTGGACCTGGAATTCCTCTTGGGGCAGAGCCACCTGCTCTGACAAACAAGGAACTGGAAGAAGTAGAACTGGAGCCAGAACTAGACCTTGACCTGGACTTGGAGGCAGAGGAGGACAACCTGGTGACAACACTAGGCTCCGTCCTCAGCCTGCCAGTTGGAACACTTAATCGGCCACGTGGG AGCCAGAACCTTTTAAGTCCATCATCTGGATATATGCCTATGAACCAGAGTAATCTTGGGGAGGCTTGTCAG gAGTCTACAGTTTGTGCGGGTAGTGAACGGTGCTCCCGTCCAGCCTCTCTGCACCCGATGCCACGGGGGCGCCTGGTATCAGAGTCATCAGAGGGCCATGTGACAGGCTCTGAGACTGAGCTCCAGGAGAAGGTGTCCATGTGTAGAAGCCGGAGCCGCAGCCCACGGCCACGCGGAGACAGTGCCTACCATTCCCAGCGCCACAGCTTGCTTCCTCCTGTCACCTCACTCTCCCCACCAGGGTTAGAGGAAGAGGATGTCAATGGTTACGTCATGCCAGATGCACACCTCAAAG GTACTCCTTCTTCCCGGGAAGGCACCCTTTCTTCTGTGGGTCTCAATTCTGTCCTGGGTActgaagaagaagatgaagatgaggaGTATGAATACATGAACCGGAGGAGAAGGCACAGTCCACCTCGTCCCCCCAGGCCAAGTTCCCTCGAAGAGCTTGGTTATGAGTACATGGATGTGGGGTCCGATCTCAGTGCTTCCCTGGGCAGCACACAGAGTTGCCCGCTCCACCCTGTGCCCATCATGCCCACTGCTGGCACAACTCCAGACGAGGACTATGAATATATGAATAGGCGACGTGGTGGTGGAGGTCCTGGGGGAGACTATGCAGCCATGGGCGCTTGCCCAGCAGCTGAGCAAGGTTATGAAGAGATGAGAGCTTTCCAGGGGTCTGGACACCATGCCCCCCATGTCCATTATGCCCGCCTCAAAACTCTACGTAGTTTAGAAGCCACAGACTCTGCCTTTGACAACCCTGATTACTGGCATAGCAGGCTTTTCCCCAAGGCTAATGCCCAGAGAACATAA